The Neobacillus sp. OS1-2 genome includes a window with the following:
- a CDS encoding PaaI family thioesterase encodes MKDELRRLLETCLETGSETDLQAIATLLEGVQRKIKRNRNTFIDGLLHMERSFDQNSCEITIPINPIINNDLSIVHGGITATVLDSAMGVMAYQQLPEGFAAVTNQLNIHYIAPGIGDSLRCKAEIIHQGSKTMVISGEVYRSDGKKIAYATGTFFIIKK; translated from the coding sequence ATGAAAGACGAATTGCGTCGATTATTAGAAACATGTCTCGAAACCGGATCAGAAACTGACCTTCAGGCCATTGCCACCCTATTAGAAGGTGTCCAAAGAAAAATTAAACGAAACAGGAATACCTTTATTGATGGCCTTCTACATATGGAAAGAAGTTTTGACCAAAATTCCTGCGAAATTACTATTCCGATTAATCCAATTATTAATAATGACCTTAGTATTGTCCACGGCGGGATTACAGCGACCGTTCTTGATTCGGCCATGGGTGTCATGGCTTATCAACAGCTTCCGGAAGGATTTGCCGCAGTAACCAATCAGCTTAATATTCATTATATTGCACCAGGTATTGGTGATTCACTTCGTTGCAAAGCCGAAATCATTCATCAAGGCAGTAAAACGATGGTTATCTCCGGGGAGGTATACCGTAGTGATGGAAAAAAAATCGCCTATGCAACAGGAACCTTTTTTATCATTAAAAAATAA
- a CDS encoding heme A synthase yields the protein MRRSLKWLAVATTIGMIFILIGGALVTKTGSGMGCGRSWPLCHGKFLPLEITPELMIELAHRLVSGVGGIMVLVLSVWSWKAIGHIRETKFLSILSFFFLLLQALIGAAAVKWGQSGFVLALHFGISLVSFAAVLLLTLLIFEIDKKFDADKVIIDKRMGFHILGVSIYSYLVIYTGALVRHMKASLICRDWPLCLNDAPSLPSNIFEWVQMGHRAAAGLIFIWITYIFYLTIRHYKEQKVLYYGWMISFILVSLQVIAGAFIIFSRLNLYIALLHAFFITCLFGVLSYFLLLYSRSKRNHQ from the coding sequence TTGCGACGTTCTTTGAAGTGGTTGGCTGTTGCAACTACAATCGGAATGATATTTATTTTAATTGGCGGGGCATTAGTAACAAAGACTGGTTCTGGAATGGGCTGCGGAAGATCGTGGCCATTGTGCCACGGGAAATTTCTTCCTTTGGAAATAACCCCTGAATTAATGATTGAACTTGCCCATCGGCTTGTCTCCGGTGTGGGTGGTATTATGGTTCTCGTTCTTTCAGTTTGGTCGTGGAAGGCAATCGGTCACATTAGGGAAACGAAATTTCTTTCCATACTTTCCTTTTTCTTTTTACTATTACAGGCATTGATTGGAGCAGCTGCCGTCAAATGGGGCCAATCAGGTTTTGTTCTTGCCTTACATTTTGGTATTTCTCTCGTTTCTTTTGCGGCTGTCCTTTTATTGACACTACTGATTTTTGAAATTGATAAAAAATTTGATGCAGATAAGGTCATCATTGACAAAAGGATGGGCTTCCATATTCTTGGTGTATCCATCTATAGCTACCTTGTCATTTATACAGGCGCACTAGTCCGACACATGAAAGCAAGTCTCATTTGCCGAGATTGGCCTCTATGTTTAAACGATGCTCCTTCATTACCGTCCAATATTTTTGAATGGGTGCAAATGGGACACCGGGCTGCTGCAGGCCTAATCTTTATCTGGATTACCTATATTTTTTATTTAACTATTCGCCATTACAAAGAACAAAAGGTACTTTATTATGGATGGATGATCTCTTTTATCCTTGTATCATTACAAGTGATAGCAGGTGCATTCATCATCTTTAGCAGATTAAACTTATATATTGCGCTGCTCCACGCCTTCTTTATTACCTGCTTATTTGGGGTATTAAGTTATTTTTTATTGTTATATTCTCGTTCAAAAAGAAATCATCAATAA
- a CDS encoding CAP domain-containing protein, with amino-acid sequence MKQSLPQGLENPEGNKASFDKPKEGVALLIGQDVSVLEKEFGAPDRIDESLYGYQWYVYKQNYNRYIQVGVENNRVVTIFAIGETLDVAPFEIGQPVEEIFNTQYFDTNINLVVNGNSYRFELNDNDLNLRPMVKLGDLYVQLYIDRITGNLSSVRFLNAETLIKQRPYELAYSGELPQVEGPTEEAWKLIENGVAQEIFDITNVLRVRNKLKPLIWDDAIAEAAYGHSKDMAENDDFSHTSKKFGDLTNRLKAAKIAYATAGENIAAKYTDAPGVVEGWLNSKGHRDKLLNKDYSHLGVGVYQKFYTQDFIQKADNEKR; translated from the coding sequence ATGAAACAATCATTGCCTCAAGGGCTTGAAAATCCTGAAGGGAATAAAGCCTCTTTCGATAAACCAAAAGAAGGGGTAGCATTATTGATTGGACAAGACGTTTCTGTCCTAGAAAAGGAATTTGGAGCTCCTGATAGAATTGATGAATCATTGTATGGCTATCAATGGTATGTATATAAACAGAACTATAACCGGTATATACAGGTTGGGGTTGAAAATAATCGGGTTGTGACTATTTTTGCAATTGGCGAAACGCTGGATGTTGCTCCCTTTGAAATTGGACAGCCAGTTGAGGAAATTTTTAATACACAATACTTTGATACAAATATTAATCTAGTGGTAAATGGAAATTCCTACCGATTTGAATTGAATGATAATGATTTAAATCTTAGACCGATGGTTAAATTAGGAGATCTTTATGTCCAGCTCTACATTGACAGGATTACCGGGAATTTATCAAGTGTGCGCTTTCTAAACGCTGAAACACTTATTAAACAACGTCCATATGAACTTGCTTATAGCGGGGAGTTACCACAGGTGGAAGGACCAACTGAGGAAGCGTGGAAGCTAATAGAAAATGGGGTGGCACAGGAAATATTTGATATCACCAATGTATTACGGGTAAGGAACAAATTAAAACCGTTAATTTGGGATGACGCAATCGCTGAAGCGGCCTATGGGCATAGTAAGGATATGGCAGAAAATGACGACTTTTCCCATACATCTAAAAAATTTGGTGATCTAACCAATCGATTAAAAGCGGCAAAAATAGCTTATGCGACTGCCGGAGAAAATATTGCCGCAAAATATACGGATGCCCCTGGAGTTGTCGAAGGTTGGCTCAACAGTAAAGGTCACAGAGATAAGTTATTAAATAAGGATTATTCCCATCTAGGTGTTGGGGTCTATCAAAAGTTTTATACGCAAGATTTTATTCAAAAAGCGGACAATGAAAAAAGGTGA
- a CDS encoding YugN family protein: protein MKFENTGLEKLKAELNRLDEVMHEHGLVRAGQWDYERVTYDRKFELKEGTYYLRVQGYALEGDVDTFKATIQLMTPFLGKHYYPHGVEYGEGENFPASLVNQCKKILETVKEDVSKFAL from the coding sequence ATGAAATTTGAGAATACGGGACTAGAAAAGTTAAAAGCGGAATTAAACCGCTTAGACGAAGTCATGCATGAACATGGTTTGGTCAGGGCAGGACAATGGGATTACGAGCGTGTTACATACGATCGCAAGTTTGAATTAAAAGAGGGCACATATTACCTTCGTGTTCAAGGTTATGCGCTTGAAGGGGACGTCGATACGTTCAAGGCAACCATACAATTAATGACACCATTTTTAGGTAAACATTATTATCCGCACGGAGTTGAATACGGCGAAGGTGAGAACTTCCCTGCCTCACTAGTAAACCAATGCAAGAAGATTCTCGAAACCGTTAAAGAAGATGTTAGTAAGTTTGCATTATAA
- the ctaF gene encoding cytochrome c oxidase subunit IVB: MSNQPLNSGNPSVDLEYRRKKSAEEMRYQIISFALMIFLTLVAFASVAIEGFTSWFTVPFILLLAAVQVVFQLFYFMHMSHKGHEAPQLFLFSGVFVGFTAILTFLTIVWW, from the coding sequence ATGTCAAATCAGCCATTAAACTCAGGTAACCCAAGTGTAGATTTAGAATATCGCCGCAAGAAAAGTGCAGAGGAAATGCGCTATCAAATTATTTCCTTTGCCCTGATGATTTTCTTAACGCTAGTGGCTTTTGCATCAGTAGCAATCGAAGGATTTACTTCATGGTTTACAGTACCTTTTATCCTTCTATTAGCGGCAGTCCAGGTAGTTTTTCAATTATTTTACTTCATGCATATGAGTCATAAAGGGCATGAAGCTCCACAATTGTTTCTGTTTTCAGGAGTCTTTGTTGGATTTACTGCGATATTGACATTTCTTACCATTGTTTGGTGGTAA
- a CDS encoding DUF420 domain-containing protein, producing the protein MNSLPILPTISTTFIVLSGLTVAIGWWQIKQRKIEAHKKTMFIAGVFALIFFIIYASRTIFIGNTAFGGPEEMKIYYTLFLVFHITLATIGALFGIVSILTGFKNKLSIHRKLGPITSIIWFFSAITGVAVYLLLYVFYHGGQTTSMIKAILGF; encoded by the coding sequence ATGAATTCGTTACCGATTTTACCAACAATCAGTACCACCTTTATTGTTTTAAGCGGCCTAACTGTAGCGATTGGATGGTGGCAAATAAAACAAAGGAAAATTGAGGCCCACAAAAAGACTATGTTTATTGCTGGGGTTTTTGCACTTATCTTTTTTATTATTTATGCCTCACGAACGATTTTTATTGGAAACACTGCTTTTGGCGGACCGGAAGAGATGAAGATTTATTACACGTTATTTTTAGTCTTTCATATTACGCTAGCGACAATTGGGGCTTTATTTGGAATTGTCTCCATCCTGACCGGGTTTAAGAATAAATTATCCATCCATCGTAAGCTTGGTCCTATCACGAGTATCATTTGGTTTTTTTCAGCGATTACGGGTGTAGCTGTTTACCTATTGTTATATGTTTTTTATCATGGTGGTCAAACGACCTCGATGATCAAAGCGATTCTTGGTTTTTAA
- a CDS encoding cytochrome c oxidase subunit 3, with amino-acid sequence MHVEEKMTYETWPAAPEKSTLEAKNKFLGFWLFLGGETVLFASLFATYLALKDKVPDASQHLAKDLFELPLTFVATMLLLTSSLTSVYAMYHMKNFAFKKMMVWLGLTVLLGLGFLGLEVYEFSHYVHEYHHTFTSSAFGSAFYTLVGFHGAHVAFGLCWILSLMIRNSKRGLSLYNAPKFYVASLYWHFIDVVWVFIFTVVYLMGMVG; translated from the coding sequence ATGCATGTTGAAGAGAAAATGACGTATGAAACATGGCCTGCGGCACCGGAGAAATCCACCCTTGAAGCAAAAAATAAATTTTTAGGTTTTTGGTTATTCTTAGGGGGAGAGACAGTTTTATTCGCCTCTCTCTTTGCTACCTATCTTGCTTTAAAGGATAAGGTACCAGATGCAAGTCAGCACTTGGCAAAGGATTTATTTGAATTACCACTTACATTTGTGGCAACCATGTTATTATTAACAAGTTCGTTAACAAGTGTATATGCAATGTACCATATGAAAAACTTTGCCTTTAAAAAAATGATGGTTTGGCTTGGCCTTACAGTATTATTAGGCCTTGGATTCTTAGGCCTTGAGGTTTATGAATTTTCGCATTATGTCCATGAATATCATCATACCTTTACAAGCAGTGCATTTGGTTCTGCCTTTTATACACTAGTTGGTTTCCATGGCGCACACGTTGCTTTCGGATTATGTTGGATTTTAAGCTTAATGATTCGAAACTCTAAACGCGGTTTAAGCCTTTACAATGCTCCAAAGTTCTATGTTGCCAGCCTTTATTGGCACTTTATCGATGTTGTATGGGTGTTTATCTTTACGGTAGTATATTTAATGGGGATGGTGGGATAA
- the ctaD gene encoding cytochrome c oxidase subunit I, with protein sequence MSTIAQKKGFGGTLWDFLTTVDHKKIAILYLIAGGFFFLVGGLEAVFIRIQLAVPNNDFVSAGAFNEIITMHGTTMIFLAAMPLLFAFMNAVMPLQIGARDVAFPFVNALGFWLFFFGGIFLNLSWFLGGAPDAGWTSYASLALHSKGHGIDFYVLGLQIAGLGTLIGGINFLVTIINMRAPGMTYMRMPLFTWTTFVASAMILFAFPPLTVGLTLMMFDRLFGANFFDVTMGGNTVIWEHLFWIFGHPEVYILVLPAFGIFSEIFSIFSRKRLFGYSSMVFATVLIGFLGFMVWAHHMFTTGLGPVANAIFAVATMAIGVPTGIKIFNWLFTMWGGSVKFTTPMYYAFGFIPSFVCGGVTGVMVATAAADYQYHDTYFVVAHFHYVIVGGVVLAILAATHLWWPKMFGTMLNETLGKITFWFFFIGFHLTFFIQHFLGLWGMPRRVFTYLPGQGFDTSNMISSIGAAFMSVGVLVMLYNIIMTSVKNVKVGNDPWGDGRTLEWSIPSPPPFYNFKQLPLVRGLDAYWLEKMEGKKGMTPAEPLGDIHMPNSSFIPFMIPLGLFIAAFGAMYHVDKVAWALPLMIIGLLITFGSMFIRSIKDDHGFHIHKEELQEEKGAKA encoded by the coding sequence GTGAGTACCATTGCTCAAAAAAAGGGATTTGGCGGAACATTATGGGACTTTTTAACAACAGTCGACCATAAAAAAATTGCTATCCTCTATCTGATCGCAGGCGGATTTTTCTTCTTAGTGGGCGGACTTGAAGCAGTATTTATCCGTATCCAGCTTGCAGTACCAAATAATGACTTTGTTAGTGCAGGTGCATTTAATGAAATAATCACCATGCATGGAACAACAATGATTTTCTTAGCCGCTATGCCGCTTTTGTTTGCATTTATGAATGCGGTTATGCCTTTACAAATTGGTGCACGTGACGTTGCTTTTCCATTTGTAAATGCCTTAGGATTTTGGTTATTCTTTTTCGGAGGAATTTTCCTTAACCTTTCTTGGTTTTTAGGTGGTGCCCCTGATGCAGGTTGGACATCTTATGCCTCACTTGCCTTACACTCAAAGGGACACGGAATTGATTTTTATGTACTAGGATTGCAGATTGCTGGTTTAGGTACCTTAATAGGTGGGATTAACTTTCTCGTTACCATCATTAATATGCGGGCACCTGGTATGACGTATATGAGGATGCCGTTGTTTACATGGACAACATTTGTTGCATCTGCCATGATTCTGTTTGCTTTCCCTCCACTTACAGTGGGTCTTACACTCATGATGTTTGACCGTTTGTTCGGAGCTAATTTCTTTGATGTAACAATGGGTGGTAACACGGTTATTTGGGAGCATCTCTTCTGGATCTTTGGACACCCTGAAGTTTATATCTTGGTACTTCCTGCTTTTGGGATTTTCTCAGAGATATTTTCAATTTTTTCAAGAAAACGTCTTTTTGGATATTCATCGATGGTATTTGCAACTGTGTTGATTGGTTTCTTAGGCTTCATGGTTTGGGCACACCATATGTTCACAACCGGTCTAGGGCCTGTTGCCAACGCAATCTTTGCTGTTGCTACAATGGCGATTGGTGTACCTACAGGCATAAAAATTTTCAACTGGCTCTTTACGATGTGGGGAGGAAGCGTTAAGTTTACGACCCCAATGTATTATGCATTTGGCTTTATTCCGTCCTTCGTTTGCGGTGGTGTAACGGGGGTAATGGTTGCAACGGCAGCTGCTGACTATCAATATCATGATACGTACTTTGTTGTAGCCCACTTCCATTATGTAATCGTTGGTGGGGTTGTATTGGCAATTTTAGCAGCAACACATCTTTGGTGGCCAAAAATGTTTGGTACTATGTTAAATGAAACATTAGGAAAAATCACTTTTTGGTTCTTCTTCATAGGCTTCCATTTAACATTCTTTATCCAACATTTCTTAGGGCTATGGGGCATGCCTCGTCGTGTTTTCACATACCTGCCGGGACAAGGGTTTGACACATCGAATATGATTAGTTCGATCGGCGCCGCCTTTATGTCCGTTGGTGTCCTAGTTATGCTTTATAACATTATTATGACATCAGTGAAAAATGTTAAAGTTGGCAATGATCCATGGGGAGATGGAAGAACACTTGAGTGGTCCATTCCGTCGCCGCCACCTTTTTATAACTTTAAGCAGCTTCCGTTAGTTCGCGGCTTAGATGCCTACTGGTTAGAAAAAATGGAAGGTAAAAAAGGTATGACACCGGCGGAGCCATTAGGTGATATCCATATGCCGAATTCATCCTTTATTCCATTCATGATTCCACTTGGATTGTTCATTGCTGCATTTGGGGCAATGTACCATGTAGATAAAGTAGCATGGGCACTTCCACTGATGATTATTGGATTACTTATAACATTTGGTTCTATGTTTATTCGTTCTATTAAAGATGATCATGGTTTCCATATTCATAAAGAAGAATTGCAAGAAGAAAAGGGGGCTAAGGCATAA
- the coxB gene encoding cytochrome c oxidase subunit II: MKRLAKWRLTSLFAILALILSGCSGERYVSALRPAGEVADMQYGLMKLSTYVMVGVIIVVMLIFVIIMVRFRRKDDKIPKQVEGSHTLEILWTAIPILLLLILAVPTVSATFKLADVKEMDKKDTKALVINVRSHLYWWDFEYPGQKIVTSQELVVPTDEKVYFNLKSLDVKHSFWIPAVGGKLDMNTDNINKFWLEFDDKRANEAGNLFYGKCAELCGPSHALMDFKVKAMSRDKFDSWVSAMQDVKEPQKAKTDLAAEGQDIFNQSCIGCHAVTPANKMPETARLAPNLTNFGDRSRVAGILDHKKEDLKNWIKNPETYKPGNQMTGKYQDLTDDQLDALAEYLMGLKVQE, translated from the coding sequence ATGAAAAGGCTTGCGAAATGGCGCTTGACTTCGTTGTTTGCGATCTTAGCGCTTATACTTTCCGGATGTAGCGGTGAAAGATATGTTTCCGCACTCCGACCAGCCGGTGAAGTTGCTGACATGCAATATGGTTTAATGAAGTTAAGCACCTATGTCATGGTGGGAGTAATCATTGTAGTAATGCTTATTTTTGTTATTATAATGGTTCGTTTTAGAAGAAAAGATGATAAAATTCCTAAGCAAGTTGAAGGAAGTCATACATTAGAAATATTATGGACGGCAATTCCTATCCTATTGCTTCTAATTTTGGCTGTACCAACTGTTTCTGCAACATTCAAACTTGCTGATGTGAAAGAAATGGATAAAAAAGATACAAAAGCGTTAGTTATTAATGTAAGGTCACATTTATATTGGTGGGATTTTGAATATCCTGGTCAGAAGATTGTGACGAGTCAGGAATTAGTCGTACCAACGGATGAAAAGGTTTATTTCAACCTAAAGTCTTTGGATGTTAAGCACTCATTTTGGATTCCAGCTGTTGGCGGAAAATTAGATATGAATACTGACAATATTAATAAATTCTGGTTAGAATTTGATGATAAACGTGCAAATGAAGCTGGAAATCTCTTTTACGGAAAATGTGCAGAGCTTTGTGGTCCATCACATGCTTTAATGGACTTTAAAGTAAAGGCAATGAGCCGTGATAAATTTGATTCATGGGTATCTGCGATGCAGGATGTAAAAGAACCGCAAAAAGCAAAAACAGATTTAGCTGCAGAAGGACAGGATATCTTTAATCAAAGCTGTATTGGCTGTCATGCTGTCACGCCTGCAAATAAAATGCCAGAAACAGCACGTCTTGCACCAAACTTAACCAATTTTGGTGACAGATCCCGTGTTGCAGGTATTTTAGATCATAAAAAGGAAGATTTAAAAAATTGGATCAAAAATCCTGAAACATATAAGCCAGGTAACCAGATGACTGGTAAATATCAAGATCTGACAGATGATCAACTTGATGCGTTAGCAGAATATCTAATGGGCTTAAAGGTTCAGGAATAA
- the ctaG gene encoding cytochrome c oxidase assembly factor CtaG translates to MLPLDIFGFKALWSPYFLLILVALTIGYFLMTIPFRSKFRDSEPLTVKQAAMFLTGMILLYAIKGSPLDLMGHLMFYVHGISMVIFVLLIPPLFILSIPQWLWRSVVELKIINSLFRLFTKPVIGILLFNGFFSFYHIPIIFDHVMQNRFYHGGYSILLFVLAVFMWWSLISPLPEYQPLSGIKKVAFLFANSMLITPACALIIFSDVSLYATYHDPKVWGQVMSLCVGPSVFSNLNLSGPELFSSMSLVDDQRLGGVVMKIIQEIIYAVVLAQVFFEWYRKDQEDSEREMKKQMLNPHFVE, encoded by the coding sequence GTGCTACCACTAGATATATTTGGATTTAAAGCCCTTTGGAGCCCGTACTTTTTACTAATCTTAGTTGCGTTGACTATTGGCTATTTTCTTATGACAATTCCATTTAGATCAAAGTTTCGTGATAGTGAACCATTGACGGTGAAACAAGCTGCGATGTTCTTGACAGGTATGATATTATTGTATGCCATTAAAGGTTCACCGCTCGATTTAATGGGCCATCTCATGTTTTATGTTCATGGGATTTCCATGGTTATTTTTGTATTATTGATCCCACCACTGTTTATTTTATCAATTCCACAGTGGCTTTGGAGAAGTGTAGTTGAGCTTAAAATAATCAATTCTTTATTTCGGCTTTTTACGAAACCGGTTATTGGAATTCTTCTATTTAATGGTTTCTTTTCCTTTTACCACATTCCGATCATTTTTGATCACGTTATGCAAAATCGATTTTACCATGGCGGGTACTCGATTCTTTTATTCGTATTGGCCGTTTTTATGTGGTGGTCATTAATCAGCCCGCTTCCAGAATATCAGCCATTAAGCGGAATTAAAAAAGTTGCTTTTTTATTTGCCAATAGTATGTTAATCACACCGGCTTGCGCCTTGATTATTTTTTCGGATGTCTCCCTTTATGCAACTTATCACGACCCAAAGGTTTGGGGGCAGGTAATGAGTTTATGCGTCGGACCATCTGTATTTTCAAATTTGAACTTGAGTGGACCAGAGTTATTTAGTTCGATGTCACTGGTTGATGATCAACGTCTTGGTGGGGTTGTTATGAAGATTATTCAAGAAATCATTTATGCTGTTGTATTAGCCCAAGTATTTTTTGAATGGTACCGTAAAGATCAAGAAGATTCAGAACGCGAAATGAAGAAACAAATGTTAAATCCTCATTTTGTTGAATAA
- the cyoE gene encoding heme o synthase codes for MSNTKAYGDAAIENGAASLHTSLEKTSAWKDFMALIKIGIVNSNLITTFTGLWLALHFSGQSFLSNLDIVFFTVAGSSLIIAGSCAVNNYVDRDIDHLMERTKTRPTVTGKIVPGKVLGLGILLIGLGTLCLFFTTMTATVIGLLGVFSYVFLYTLWSKRQLVSNTIIGSISGAVPPLIGWAAVDANLDIMAWALFVLMFVWQPPHFYALAMRRVKEYKAAGVPMLPVVKGFKTTKIHIVIWVALLLPIPFFLTKLGIPFLILATALNIGWLALGIYGYRVKDDIKWAKLMFVYSLQYLTIIFVAMVIVTLI; via the coding sequence ATGTCCAACACAAAGGCTTATGGAGACGCTGCCATAGAAAATGGCGCTGCAAGCCTACATACATCATTGGAAAAGACTTCAGCTTGGAAAGACTTCATGGCCCTTATCAAGATTGGAATTGTGAATTCTAATTTGATTACCACATTTACAGGTCTTTGGCTTGCACTACATTTTTCAGGTCAAAGCTTTCTAAGTAATTTAGATATTGTATTTTTTACTGTGGCAGGATCTTCCCTAATTATTGCAGGCTCTTGTGCAGTCAATAATTATGTTGATCGTGATATTGATCATTTGATGGAAAGAACGAAAACAAGACCTACTGTTACGGGAAAAATAGTACCCGGAAAAGTTCTTGGATTAGGTATTTTACTGATAGGACTGGGAACACTGTGTTTATTCTTTACAACCATGACTGCAACAGTAATTGGACTGCTTGGAGTTTTTAGCTATGTTTTCCTCTATACACTGTGGTCCAAGCGACAATTAGTTTCGAATACAATCATTGGGAGTATTTCAGGTGCGGTGCCGCCGTTAATCGGATGGGCAGCAGTTGATGCAAATCTTGACATCATGGCCTGGGCATTGTTTGTTCTTATGTTTGTTTGGCAACCTCCTCATTTTTATGCACTTGCAATGAGGAGAGTGAAAGAATACAAAGCAGCGGGTGTTCCGATGCTCCCGGTTGTGAAGGGCTTCAAAACAACCAAAATTCATATTGTCATATGGGTAGCTTTGCTCTTACCCATACCGTTTTTTCTTACCAAATTAGGAATCCCATTTCTAATTCTTGCGACCGCTTTAAATATTGGTTGGCTGGCATTAGGGATTTATGGATATAGGGTCAAAGATGATATTAAGTGGGCAAAGCTAATGTTTGTTTATTCTTTGCAATATTTAACTATTATTTTTGTAGCGATGGTTATAGTTACGCTAATTTAG
- a CDS encoding CBS domain-containing protein: MEEIREIMTDNVECCTLLDNMYEVAVKMKELNVGAIPIVDEEKLVGMITDRDIVIRGVAEKHPGSTKVEDIMSKTLVTVTPDTSSRDAAKLMAEHQIRRLPVEENGKLIGIVSLGDFAISELTDDQAKEALTEISEQNYNGVQY, from the coding sequence ATGGAGGAAATTCGTGAGATTATGACTGATAATGTGGAGTGCTGTACATTATTAGATAATATGTATGAGGTTGCAGTAAAAATGAAGGAACTAAATGTTGGTGCTATTCCTATTGTGGACGAGGAAAAACTTGTTGGTATGATAACAGACAGAGATATTGTTATCAGAGGTGTTGCTGAAAAACATCCTGGTTCAACAAAAGTAGAAGATATTATGAGTAAAACACTTGTAACAGTAACTCCCGATACTTCTAGCAGGGATGCGGCAAAGTTGATGGCAGAGCATCAAATTCGAAGACTACCAGTGGAGGAAAATGGAAAGCTAATAGGAATTGTTTCACTCGGTGATTTTGCCATAAGCGAATTAACTGATGATCAAGCAAAAGAAGCGCTGACTGAAATATCTGAGCAAAACTATAATGGTGTTCAATACTAA
- a CDS encoding YlbF family regulator, giving the protein MLATIERIELLENAEGLAKMVLESDIAEHYQICLYKMQHNKETQRKIKQFANLKELYEEVQRFGKYHPDYKKVMMKIREYKREMDLDPLVAEFKVAENELQDLLDQISRLVGNAVSEHIKVPSGNPFFDNGHGSGCGTGGSCGCG; this is encoded by the coding sequence GTGCTTGCTACTATTGAAAGAATTGAATTATTGGAAAATGCAGAAGGTTTAGCTAAGATGGTATTAGAGTCCGATATTGCGGAACATTACCAAATATGTTTATATAAAATGCAACATAACAAAGAAACACAACGAAAGATAAAACAATTTGCCAACCTTAAGGAACTTTATGAAGAGGTTCAACGCTTCGGAAAATATCATCCTGATTATAAAAAGGTCATGATGAAAATTCGTGAGTATAAACGGGAAATGGATTTAGATCCTCTCGTTGCCGAGTTCAAGGTGGCTGAAAATGAATTACAAGATCTTTTAGATCAAATCAGCAGGCTGGTCGGAAATGCAGTATCAGAACACATCAAGGTACCGAGTGGGAACCCATTTTTTGATAATGGCCACGGGAGCGGTTGTGGCACTGGCGGCAGCTGTGGGTGCGGATGA
- a CDS encoding YlbD family protein, producing MTQKKLHPSVLKFKEFVKSNPKIIKEVRDGKATWQELYEDWYLLGEEDQRWDVIGTEKSTDTEPNKESKGDWMANIMGMVKKMDPNQMQTHINNLSQALGAIQGVISQFQGGNSAPGSSKPPEGPKHPFGFRKD from the coding sequence ATGACGCAAAAAAAATTGCACCCTTCCGTGCTCAAATTCAAAGAATTTGTCAAAAGTAATCCGAAAATCATTAAAGAGGTTCGGGATGGGAAGGCGACCTGGCAAGAGCTATATGAGGATTGGTATTTATTAGGGGAAGAGGATCAACGCTGGGACGTGATAGGTACTGAAAAAAGCACTGACACTGAACCAAATAAAGAATCCAAGGGAGATTGGATGGCAAATATTATGGGGATGGTCAAAAAGATGGACCCAAATCAGATGCAAACTCATATTAATAATTTAAGTCAGGCATTAGGGGCAATTCAGGGTGTTATTTCCCAATTCCAAGGTGGAAATTCTGCCCCGGGATCAAGTAAGCCACCCGAGGGGCCGAAGCATCCTTTTGGATTTCGAAAAGACTAG
- a CDS encoding YlbE-like family protein, with translation MRRDVLDYIERQKDLKQFVREQPQWYRKLSRNPYDLQSLEIASLHYYKKTIPDQVEKFSNSVQMASMMYHMFQAMKTQG, from the coding sequence ATGCGAAGAGATGTACTAGATTATATAGAACGCCAGAAGGACCTAAAGCAATTTGTTCGGGAGCAGCCACAATGGTATCGAAAACTATCAAGAAATCCCTATGATTTACAGTCGCTTGAAATTGCCTCCTTACATTATTATAAAAAGACTATTCCTGATCAAGTCGAAAAGTTTTCTAATAGTGTTCAAATGGCATCCATGATGTATCATATGTTTCAAGCAATGAAGACACAAGGGTGA